The Clupea harengus unplaced genomic scaffold, Ch_v2.0.2, whole genome shotgun sequence genome has a window encoding:
- the LOC122130715 gene encoding 60S ribosomal protein L6-like, whose amino-acid sequence MKKPNHNRLPSLTPGTVLVLHTRRHQGKRVVFLKDLPSGLLLFTGPFVLNRVPLSRASPKSVTATATKVDVSGLRIPETLTDTSFKRRRQRKPESEGEEGLEMGVKRLRIAEQWKRDQRAVDSQVLNCIRKVPWVRRFLSSEPYQRGLLKSWINWMISLSLLVMFHRDAVNMDLLVFDSMM is encoded by the exons ATGAAGAAGCCAAACCACAACCggctcccctctctcacccctgggactgtgcttgtcctTCACACTCGGCGCCACCAGGGAAAGCGGGTGGTGTTTCTCAAAGACCTCCCCAGCGGCTTGCTTCTCTTCACCGGCCCTTTCGTCCTAAACAGAGTCCCTCTGAGCAGGGCGTCCCCAAAGTCTGTCACTGCCACGGCTACCAAGGTGGACGTATCTGGGCTGAGGATCCCAGAGACACTAACTGACACGTCTttcaagaggaggagacagaggaagcctgagagcgaaggagaggagGGCCTGGAAATGGGGGTAAAGAGGCTCCGCATAGCAGAGCAGTGGAAGAGGGACCAGAGGGCCGTGGACTCCCAGGTCCTTAACTGTATTAGGAAGGTTCCTTGGGTGAGGAGGTTCCTGAGCTCTGAACCGTACCAACGTGGTCTGTTGAAG AGTTGGATCAACTGGATGATATCACTTTCCCTCCTGGTGATGTTTCATCgtgatgc